The Bubalus kerabau isolate K-KA32 ecotype Philippines breed swamp buffalo chromosome X, PCC_UOA_SB_1v2, whole genome shotgun sequence genome has a segment encoding these proteins:
- the LOC129639866 gene encoding zinc finger X-linked protein ZXDB-like, with the protein MEIPRLLPARGMRQTGGAGSPEGSGRIRGGPDLRASQAPARRLLLLRGPQDGGPGRRREEASAASSCPGPGPSPLALRPDHASGCGSGGGSGGDDFFLVLLDPVGGDVATAGAGQATGPVWREEAGLGPRLLGGESGANPEGRPALGPSCLSAIPAPVPALAPIPASGLGPAAAFAGTVAIHNQNLLLRLENGVLTLATPPPQPGGLIVPQAGIPHAAQPGDCPELPPDLLLAERAEPAPAPAPKEEAEGLAAIESPRGPPGPGQGVLLYLCPEVQCGQTFAKKHQLKVHLLTHSSSQGQRPFKCPLGGCGWTFTTSYKLKRHLQSHDKLRPFGCPAEGCGKSFTTVYNLKAHMKGHEQENSFKCEVCEETFPTQAKLSAHQRSHFEPERPYQCAFSSCKKTFITVSALFSHNRAHFREQELFSCSFPGCSKQYDKACRLKIHLRSHTGERPFLCDFEGCGWNFTSMSKLLRHKRKHDDDRRFMCPVEGCGKSFTRAEHLKGHSITHLGTKPFVCPVEGCCARFSARSSLYIHSKKHLQDVDTWKSRCPVATCNKLFTSKHSMKTHMAKRHNLRQDLLAQLEAANSLTPSSELTSQGQSDLSDAELVSLFSDAPGNSSAAVLDTALVNSGILTIDVASVNSTLAGNLPANNNNSLGQAVDPQALMATSDLPQSLDTSLFFGTTAAGFQQGPLDMDDVSSLSAGPLASLSSLALKNSSQEPQALIPSSKLTVDTDALTPSSTLCENSVSELLPPTKTEWNVHPDSDFFAQEEETQFGFSNPAGNHGSQKETDLITVTGSSFLV; encoded by the coding sequence ATGGAAATCCCGAGGCTGCTCCCGGCTCGCGGGATGCGACAAACCGGCGGGGCTGGCAGCCCCGAGGGCAGCGGCCGGATCCGCGGAGGTCCTGACCTGCGGGCCAGTCAGGCCCCGGCGCGCCGCCTCCTGCTGCTCCGGGGCCCCCAAGATGGCGGGCCCGGGCGGCGGCGTGAGGAGGCCAGCGCGGCCTCTTCGTGCCCAGGCCCAGGCCCGAGCCCGTTGGCGCTGAGGCCCGATCACGCTAGCGGCTGTGGCAGCGGCGGCGGGAGCGGAGGCGATGACTTCTTCCTGGTGCTGCTGGACCCGGTGGGTGGAGACGTAGCTACCGCGGGCGCTGGCCAGGCCACAGGGCCCGTGTGGAGGGAGGAAGCCGGGCTGGGCCCAAGGCTCCTGGGGGGCGAAAGCGGCGCGAACCCCGAGGGCCGCCCTGCGCTGGGCCCCAGCTGCCTGTCGGCTATCCCGGCTCCAGTCCCGGCCCTGGCCCCGATCCCCGCTTCAGGCCTGGGCCCTGCCGCGGCCTTCGCAGGCACAGTCGCCATTCACAACCAAAACCTGCTGTTGCGCTTGGAGAACGGCGTCCTCACCCTAGCCACGCCCCCACCGCAGCCCGGGGGTCTGATCGTCCCGCAAGCTGGGATCCCGCACGCTGCGCAGCCTGGAGACTGTCCCGAGCTGCCGCCCGACCTCCTGCTGGCGGAGCGGGCAGAACCTGCGCCTGCCCCAGCGCCCAAGGAGGAGGCGGAGGGCCTGGCGGCTATTGAGAGCCCTCGCGGGCCGCCAGGCCCAGGCCAGGGCGTGTTGCTGTACCTGTGTCCTGAGGTGCAGTGCGGACAAACCTTTGCAAAGAAGCACCAGCTGAAGGTGCACCTGCTGACACACAGCAGCAGCCAGGGCCAGCGGCCCTTCAAGTGCCCCCTGGGTGGTTGTGGGTGGACCTTCACCACCTCCTACAAGCTCAAGAGGCATCTGCAGTCACACGACAAACTGAGGCCCTTCGGCTGCCCAGCAGAGGGCTGTGGCAAGAGCTTCACCACCGTGTATAACCTCAAAGCACACATGAAGGGCCACGAGCAGGAGAACTCATTCAAATGTGAGGTGTGTGAGGAGACCTTCCCCACGCAGGCCAAACTCAGCGCCCACCAGCGCAGCCACTTCGAGCCTGAGAGGCCCTACCAGTGTGCGTTTTCCAGCTGCAAGAAGACATTTATCACAGTGAGTGCCCTGTTTTCCCATAACCGCGCCCACTTCAGGGAACAGGAACTCTTTTCCTGTTCCTTTCCTGGCTGCAGTAAACAGTATGACAAGGCTTGTAGGCTGAAAATTCACCTTCGGAGCCACACTGGTGAGAGACCGTTCCTTTGTGACTTTGAGGGCTGTGGCTGGAACTTCACTAGCATGTCCAAACTCCTAAGGCACAAACGGAAGCACGACGATGACCGGAGGTTCATGTGCCCGGTGGAAGGGTGTGGGAAATCTTTCACAAGGGCTGAACATCTGAAAGGCCACAGCATAACCCACCTGGGCACGAAGCCTTTTGTGTGCCCGGTGGAAGGTTGCTGTGCCAGGTTCTCTGCTCGCAGTAGTCTCTACATTCACTCCAAGAAACACTTGCAGGATGTGGACACTTGGAAAAGCCGATGCCCAGTCGCCACTTGTAATAAACTCTTCACATCCAAGCACAGCATGAAGACCCACATGGCCAAAAGGCACAACCTGCGCCAGGATCTCTTAGCTCAGCTGGAAGCTGCAAATTCTCTTACACCCAGCAGTGAACTTACCAGCCAGGGGCAGAGTGACCTCAGTGATGCAGAGCTTGTGTCTCTCTTCTCTGATGCGCCTGGTAATAGTTCTGCTGCAGTACTGGACACGGCATTGGTGAACTCTGGGATCTTGACTATTGATGTGGCTTCTGTGAACTCAACTCTGGCAGGAAACCTCcctgctaataataataattccttaGGGCAGGCAGTGGACCCTCAGGCCTTGATGGCCACCAGTGACCTTCCTCAAAGTTTGGATACCTCACTCTTCTTTGGAACGACAGCAGCAGGTTTTCAGCAGGGTCCCTTAGATATGGATGATGTCTCAAGTCTAAGTGCGGGGCCGTTGGCATCTCTGAGCTCTTTGGCTTTGAAAAACTCGAGTCAAGAGCCCCAAGCTTTGATCCCTAGCAGTAAGCTAACAGTAGACACAGATGCTCTGACTCCTTCAAGCACCCTTTGTGAAAACAGTGTCTCAGAACTACTGCCACCAACCAAAACGGAATGGAATGTACATCCTGACTCGGACTTCTTTGCACAGGAGGAAGAAACCCAGTTTGGATTCTCCAATCCAGCAGGAAACCATGGGTCTCAGAAAGAAACAGATCTTATCACAGTGACTGGCAGCTCATTTTTGGTATGA